DNA from Methanomassiliicoccales archaeon:
ATGAGATCACGAAGATAATGGTCTACAAGGTGCTCCTGGCAGGTCTCCTGCTTGAGTTGATGCTGTTCTCCATCTTCTCCGTCGAATGGGGCGATGCGGGCAACACGCTAATCGATACCGCCACCGTCGGAATGGCGGTCTTCAACGACTACGGGGTGGCCGTGCTCATGTTGGGCCTGCTTCTCCTCTCCGCTATCTTGGGCGGCGTCTTCATCGCACAGGAGGATGATGAGGAATGAACATACCTCTGGAATACATACTGATGCTATCTTCATCCCTGTTCGTCATCGGGGCGGCCGGGGTAATACTGAAGAAGAACGCCATCGTCGTGCTGATGTCCATTGAGATCATGCTCAACGCCGCGAACATCAACCTGGTGGCCTTCTCCTCGAACCTGGGCGACGCTCAGGGACAGGCCTTCGCCCTGTTCTCCATAGGCATCGCCGCGGCCGAAGTGACCGTGGCTCTGGCCATACTGCTCAACCTGAACAAGCTGAGGAAGACCGTGAACGTGGACGACATCAACCTATTAAGGTGGTAAAATGAGCATACTCGAATACGCATGGTTGATCCCGGTCCTACCGTTACTGGCCTTCGTCATAGTCGGGTTCCTGGGCGGCAAGATGAAAGACAGTGGCCATTTAGTGGCCTTGATCGGTGTCGGAGGCGGCATGGTCCTGGCCCTGTGGACGGCCTTCGAGCTGCTGACCACCGGGACCGTCTACCGAGACTCCATGGACTGGGTGGTCCTAAGTTCGGACTACACCATCGAGATGGGGATCTTCCTGGACAACGTGGCGGCCATGATGCTCATCGTGGTCTCCTTCATCTCCTTCCTGGTGGTCGTCTACTCCAAGGGTTACATGCACGACCAGGGGAAGAGGCAGCACCGTTACTTCACCGAGATATGCCTCTTCGTGGGCGTCATGCTCGGGCTGGTATTGGCCAACAACTTCCTGCAGATGTTCATCTTCTGGGAACTGGTCGGTCTCTGCTCGTACCTGCTCATCGGCTTCTGGTTCGAGAGGCCTGCAGCGGCCCGCGCGGCCAAGAAGGCCTTCCTGGTGACCAGGGTAGGGGACGTCATGTTCATGATCGGCCTCTTCCTGCTGTTCACCGAGCTGCACACCCTAAACTATGAGCTGGTCTGGGCCTCCCTGGCCTCAGCGGACCAGACGACCCTGGCCTTCGCCGCCTTCTTCCTGTTCGGAGGGGCCATAGGCAAGAGCGCCCAGTTCCCGTTGCATGACTGGCTCCCGGACGCTATGGAAGGTCCGACCACCGTCTCCGCGTTAATACACGCGGCCACCATGGTCAACGCCGGTGTCTACCTGGTCGCTAGAGCCTTCCCGATCATAGCGACGAGCGCCGAGGTAAGCCTCTTCGTGGCCGCCATTGGAGGCATCACCGCCTTCATAGCCGCTACCATGGCCCTCTGCGCCCCTAAGATCAAGGGAGTGCTCGCTTACTCCACCGTCTCACAGCTGGGGTACATGATATTGGCTCTTGGCTCTGGTGCGTTCCTATGGAACCAGGGTCATGAGCTCGCTGGAAGTTTAGCCTTCGGAGCTGGCCTGTTCCATCTGATGAACCACGCCTTCTTCAAAGGCATGCTCTTCCTTGGCGCCGGTTCGGTCATTCACTTCGTAGGCACCGAGAACCTGAACGAGATGGGCGGCCTAGGCAAGTACATGAAGGTCACAAGCATCACCATGCTGATATCCTCCCTGTCCATCGCCGGCATTCCGGTCCTGTCCGGGTTCTGGAGCAAGGACGAGGTGCTCGCCGTGGCCTTCGAGGCCGGGGACCTGAACCTCACGTTCATGCTGTTATGGGTGCTGGGAGTCGCCACCGCCTTCATGACCGCCTTCTACATGTTCCGCATGTGGTTCATGGCGTTCAAGGGCGAAGAGAAGGAGGGTACCAGGCGCGCTCTCGCGCACGGGCACCACGCTCACGAGGCCCCGATCACCATGTTGATACCTCTGATCGTATTGGTGATCCTGGCCTTCGGCTCCGGATTCGCGCTGTTCATCGGCGACGGGTTCTACTCGACCATCAATATGGGCGGTAATTTCGAGGCCATGGATATAGGCGAGCGCCTAACCGAGGTGTTCACCTCCCCGCTGACCTACCTATCCATAGTCGCGGCGGTGGGCGGGATCCTTCTTGCATACTTCACCTTCTTCAAGACCAAGGTGTCCGCGGAGAAGGTCGTGTCCAAAGGCTTCCCCAAGGCCATGCGCCAGCTGTTACTGGACCGCTACAAGTTCCCCGTAGCTTATGACAAGATAGGCTACGTGGGCGTGTACGGCTTCTCCCTGCTGCTGGACAAGTTCGATCATTATATCATCGACGGCATAGTGAATGCCATCAGCGCCTTCCTGATCAAGGCCGGCGGAGTGGTCCGCAAGGCCCAGACCGGGCTGATTCAGAACTACACCACGCTCTTGCTGTTGGGAGTCTCGCTGATAATCGTTCTGCTCTATGTCGTAGGAGCGCTGAGGTGATCCCATGTTAGAGAACATACCGATACTATCCCTGCTGTTGTTATTCCCCCTGATCGGTGCAGTGGTCACCTTCTTCCTGGGGAAGAACCCCAAGATGGCCAAGATGTCGGCGTTGGCTTTCTCCGCCATATCCTTGGCGCTCTCGCTGTTGATGCTCACGGAATACGTGCAGACCGCCGGCGGCTACCAGTTCCATGAATCATTCACCTGGATAGACGCCCTCGGCATCCAATACATCGTAGGCGTGGACGGAATCAGCGTGCCCATGGTCTTCCTGAGCACCCTATTGGTTTTCCTGGCCGTAATATTCTCCTGGGACATCGAACACCGGACCAACCAGTACATGGCCTTGCTGCTAGTGCTGGAGCTCGGAGTGCTAGGTGTCTTCATGGCCCTGGACTACTTCGTGTTCTACATCTTCTGGGAGGTAGTGCTGATCCCGATGTACTTCCTGATCAGCATCTGGGGCGGTCCGAGGCGGTCCTATGCGGCGATCAAATTCTTCATCTATACCCACATCGCCAGTTTGGTCATGTTGCTGGGCATATTCGCCATGTACTTCGAGGCCGGGTCCATCAGCGGAATCTACACCTTCAGCATGGAGACCATAAACGCGATCTCCCCGACGTTCGGGACCACCTTCCAGATAATTGTGTTCGGAGCCCTCTTCTTCGGCTTCGCCGTAAAGATGCCCATGTTCCCCTTCCATACCTGGCTACCGGACACGCACGTGGAAGCCCCCACCGCCGGCTCCGTCCTCCTGGCCGGACTACTGCTTAAAATGGGCGCCTACGGTATCATCCGCATCGCCCTTCCCGCCCTGCCCACCGGTGCTGGTGAATGGCAATGGGTCATGGTCATAATGGCCATCCTGTCCATCATCTACGGCGCTCTGATGTGCCTGGCACAGAAGGACCTGAAGAAGATGGTAGCATACTCCTCCATCAGCCACATGGGGCTGGTGCTGCTAGGATTCGCCACCTTCAGCGAGCTTGGGATCGCCGCAGGCGTGTTCCAGATGTTCGCCCACGGTCTCATCACCGCCGTCCTCTTCATGATGTGCGGCGTGGTGCAGCACAAGACGGGCACCAGGAACATCCCCAGGCTGGGTGGCCTGGCGGCCAAGATGCCGTACGCCGCGACCTTCATGATGATCGGTTTCCTGGCCTCCCTGGGCCTGCCGGGAATGGTCGGCTTCGTGGCGGAGTTCTCGATATTCACCTCCACCTATGATGCCTTCGGCTGGCTGCTACTGATCCCGGTGATGAGCGTGGCCATAACCGCCGCCTATTACATCTGGGCCATGCAGCGGACCCTCTTCGGCCCCCTGACCAAGGAAGTGGACACCGAGCACATGCACGACCTGTACTGGTACGAGGCGCTGCCCCTGGCGGTGCTTAGCGGTTTCATCGTGCTCTTCGGCATGTTCCCCGCACTGGTGATGGACTACATACGCCCCGCCGTCGGCGCGGTCGTGGGTCTTCTGGGAGGGATCTAAGTGGACTACTCAGCGATATACCCCGAGATCATATTGGCCCTGTTCGCCATAGCCATACCCGCCGTGGGCATGGTCATCAAGGACAGCAAGTACCTGGCGACAGTATCGTTGGCAGGCGTTGGGTTATCCATGCTAGCGGTCCTCATGCACTTCCTCAGCAGTGCCGGGGCCGTGGTATTCGACACCGGCATCCTGGTGCTGGATGACTTCAGCGGCCTGTTCATGATGATCTTCCTGAGCGTGGCCTTCGTGGTCATACTGGCCTCGGGCAAGTTCATCGAAGGCCAGAAGCACGCCTCGGAGTATTTCTCCCTGATTCTGCTAGCGACCGTAGGCATGCTGCTGGTGGCCTCTTCGACCGACCTCTTCGTGCTTTACGTAGGCATCGAAGTGACCAGCATATCCTCCTACGCCCTGGTGGCCTTCCGCAAGAAGGACCTGAAGGGGACGGAAGCGGCCACGAAGTACTTCATCTTCGGCGGCGTTTCCTCGGCCTTCACCCTGTTCGGTATATCCCTGCTGTACGGCGTGACCGGCACGACCTCCTTCGCCGGCATCGGGGCGGCAATGGCCACCCTGACCGGGTTCCAGGAGATCGTCTGGGTGGCGCTGGTCATGGTCATCGTGGGCTTCGGCTTCAAGGTGGCCATGGTACCGTTCCATTCCTGGGCCCCGGATGTGTACGAGGGTGCCCCGAGCACCATCACCGCCATGCTGGCAGCCGACTCCAAGAAGATGGGCTTCGTCGCCCTGTTCAAGTTCTTCCTGATCGGTATGATCGCCATCAAGGCGGACTGGGACATCGTGGTGGCCCTAATAGCCATAGTGACCATGACGGTGGGCAACCTGGCAGCGCTCAACCAGACCAGCATCAAGAGGATGTTGGCCTACTCGAGCATCGCCCAGGCCGGCTACATACTGATCGCCATACCGGTGGGTACGGAATACGCCCTGACGGGCGGAATATTCCACATCATGACCCACGCCTTCATGAAGGGCGGAGCGTTCATCATCGTGGCCACCCTGTCCGTCGCGGCCATTGGCGAGAAGATTGCGGACTATAAGGGACTGGCCAAGAGGTCCAAGTTCATGGCCTTTTCCATGATGGTGCTGCTCTTCTCCCTGGCGGGCATACCGCCCCTGGCCGGGTTCGCCAGCAAGGTCGTGCTGTTCTCCGCCCCCATATCGGGTGCGGTGGCCGGCTCGGAATGGATGATCTGGCTGTCCGTGGCAGGCATCATCAACAGCGCCATATCCCTGTACTACTACGCCCGCGTGGTCAAGTACATGTACGTGGACGAGCTGGAAGAAGGTGCCCCATCGGACAAGCTAAAGCTGCCCAAGAGCATGATGGCTGCGGTCGCGATATGCGTCGTAGCGGTCATCGTGATAGGGGTCTATCCGAACTTCTTCATACAGCTCTGCCAGAACGCCGCCCATGCCTTGTTCGCCTGAAATCCCTTACCCCTTTCTCTTATTTTTTCTTCTCTGATGGGAACGCTGGCCTGTTCGATGGCTTAAATACTTCCAGTAATGGTTAAGTATGGATTGCTCATATCCAGCGACGATGTCTCAGTCATGGGAGGCCTCCATCAAGGATGAACTGCAGATGGTGGAACAGGAGATCCACCGTAGCATCCAGTCGGAGCAGCCCATTCTCACCGAGATAAGCGATTACGTCATAACCTCGGGCGGAAAGCGCATGCGCCCGGGGGTCACCATACTGTCCTATTTGACCAACGGGGGCAAGGACGTCTCCGAGGCGGTCAAGATCGCCGCGGCCTTCGAAATGATACACTCCGCCACCCTCATCCACGACGACATCAACGACCGGTCGGAGATGAGGCGGGGCAAGCCCTCCGCATACAAGAAGTTCGGACTGCAGAAGGCCTTGGTCGGCGGGGACTTTCTTTTCGTGAAAGCCTTCGCCATCGGCGGCTTCTTCAACGAGGAGATCGTCAGCCTGGTGGCTGAGGCCTGCACGGCCATCGCCGAGAGCGAGATAATGCAGTTCGAGAAGGAGGGGCAGGTCGCTCCCATCGACGTTTACCTGAACATCATCGAGGGCAAGACCGCCAAACCGATAATGGCCAGTGCCCGCATCGGAGCGTATCTGGCCGATGCCAGCCCCGATCGGATCCACGCCATGGGCGATTACGGGATCAACATAGGGATAGCCTTCCAGATCGTGGACGACATCCTGGACATCGTAGGGAACGAGAAGGCCTTGGGCAAGCCCCGCATGGTGGACTTCGATGAGGCCAAGGCCACCCTGCCGCTAATCTATGCCATGGGAGACCCCGCGGTGAGCGAGCGCCTCTCCAAGCTTTTCCAAAAGAAAAGCAAATCGGAGAAGGACATCGAGGAGGCCCTGTCCCTGATAGCCAAGACCACGGCCATCGAAAGGTCGAAGGTCAAGGCCAGGGAGTACGCCGACAAGGCGCTGAAGGCCTTGGAGGGCGTTCCCGAGTCCAATCACAAGGAAGGGCTGCGCAAGCTCGCCGAGACTGTGGTCAACCGCAGCTATTGAGCGCGCGCCCGTTGGTGAGCAGCATGAGCGAGGAACTCAAGGTGGATGTGGTAGTGGTGGGAGCCGGCCCGGCCGGCAGCACCACCGCCAGGTACGCGGCCGAGAGCGGAGCGGACGTGCTAGTTCTCGAACGCAGGTCCCAAGTGGGCGTGCCGGTCCGCTGCGGAGAGTTCATGCCCAGCTTGGAGGAGATGACCGCCATGTTCCCGAGCACCGGCGACATGGCCGAGCTCTTCGAAGTGCCCGCGGACCTGGTTTGCATTAAATGCGACACCACGCGCATCTACTCCCCCAAGTTCACCCGTTACGAGATCCCTTTCATCGGCTACACCACCGACAGGGACCGACTGGACCAGTTCTTCGCCTCCCAGGCCGAGAAGGCCGGGGCCTGGATCATGACCGGTCAGCGGGTCACAAAGGTGAGCGAAGGGCTGGTGCAGACGGACGACCTGACCGTCAAGGCCAAGGTCATCGTGGGGGCCGACGGTCCCATGTCCATCGTGGGCAAGGCCTTCGGTCTGCCGCGTTCCAAGGACCTGTGCCCCGCCGTGACCACCCAGATAAAGGGAGATTTCGAGCCGGTATGCGAGATGTACTTCGGCACGGTGGCCCCGGGGGGATATGCCTGGATAATCCCCAAGAAGGGCGCAGCCAACGTCGGGCTGGGCGTGGCCCGCCGGTTCAGCAAGGACACGATCAACAATTATTTCGAGAGCTTCTTGGAGGTGAAGGGACTGAAGGCCGACAAGCCCGAAGGTAAGCTCATACCCATGTCCATGCCCGCCAAGAGGACCGTGGCCGGGCAGGCTATCACCGTCGGCGACGCCGCCGGGCAGGTCATGGCCGTGAACGGCGGCGGCATACCCATCGCCCGTATGGCCGGGCGGGTGGCCGGCAGGGCCGTGGCCGAGAACGTGCTCAAAGGGACGAGCCTGGAAAAGTACGAAGAGGAGTGGCGCAGGCAGATCTTCAAGCAGCTACGCACCGCCGCCCACACCAAATTCCTGGCGGGACTGTGCTTCGGCAGCGCCTGGCGCACCGAGACGGCCATGAGGTTCCTGGGCGAGCGGAGGATGAACAACCTCATCCGCTGCCGCCGCATCCTGCCTTAGAGGCCCCGGATCAGGGATATCACCGCTCGGGGCATGCTGCGCACGAGGCTCTTGCTCATCCACTCCATCTCCCGCTTGTGGGTGATGGTGCTCTCCATGAGCTCCTCGGACCTCCTCTGAAGTTCCTGGAAGGCCTTCTTCTTCTCCTCCGGGTCCTGCATGGCCACAGCGGCATCCACCTTCTTCATCATCTCCGCCGCCTCGCTAGAGCGCTGCAAACGGTAGTCCAGCTCCTCCTTGGTGATGAGACCGCAATCGAACCTGGCCTTGTTTATGGCGTCGGCGGCCTCGTAGCTGACCTCCGCGATGTCGTCGCGGGTCATCCATTTGGTCTCGTAGGACAGCACGTATTTCCAACTGGGCGAGGGAAGGCGGGCGCGGTGTTCCTCGAGCGTCCGCGCCAATGAGATGTATCCATACTTTTCTGGGTCCTCGAAGACCATGGAGCCAGGGTCCAGGAACGGGGCCAGGGGGGAGATGAACACGCAGAGCCGGGGGTCCTTGTTAGCGACCTCATACAGATGCTTGGCATATTCTGCGCTCTTGACCGCCGACTCCCTGGTCTGCTTCGGCAGACCGATCATGAAGAAGACGTCGAACCTCTCTGCCCCGTACTTCAGGGCGTTCCTGATAGACTCATCCAGCTCCTCGTTGGAGTACTTACGTCCAAGGGCCTCGCGCACCTCAGGATCGTGGGAATCGGGGGATATCTCCACGGAGAACCCTTTGGTGTGCGTACTAGCTAGTTTGTAGAACTCCTCGTCCGGGGGAGTGAAGAACTCGAAGACCAACGGATTGGTCACCTTGAGGCGCTTCACCTCGGCGAAGAAGCGCTCCATGTACTGCGGTCCGCCGCGGCGGGGGTCGCCGACGATGAACGTTGGCGCCTTGATGTAGTTCTGGATGTTACGCACGTCCATGGCCAGCTTCTCCGGGTCACGGAATGCGGGCTTCTTGCGGTTTAGGAAACGGTGCATGGCCGAGCAGGAGCCGCCGCACACCGAGCAGTTCAGGTGGCAGCCCTTGATGGAAAAGACCATGGTGATCGGGTAGCGGTCCCAGTCCTTGAAGGGCTTGTGACCTTCGATGTCGTGGTGCCTGATCACCGACCTGACGATCCAGCCGTAGTCCACGTCCTGATAGTCCAGGGTGTCGGGGACGTAGGAGATAGGGTTGTGGTGGA
Protein-coding regions in this window:
- the nuoK gene encoding NADH-quinone oxidoreductase subunit NuoK; protein product: MNIPLEYILMLSSSLFVIGAAGVILKKNAIVVLMSIEIMLNAANINLVAFSSNLGDAQGQAFALFSIGIAAAEVTVALAILLNLNKLRKTVNVDDINLLRW
- the nuoL gene encoding NADH-quinone oxidoreductase subunit L, producing MSILEYAWLIPVLPLLAFVIVGFLGGKMKDSGHLVALIGVGGGMVLALWTAFELLTTGTVYRDSMDWVVLSSDYTIEMGIFLDNVAAMMLIVVSFISFLVVVYSKGYMHDQGKRQHRYFTEICLFVGVMLGLVLANNFLQMFIFWELVGLCSYLLIGFWFERPAAARAAKKAFLVTRVGDVMFMIGLFLLFTELHTLNYELVWASLASADQTTLAFAAFFLFGGAIGKSAQFPLHDWLPDAMEGPTTVSALIHAATMVNAGVYLVARAFPIIATSAEVSLFVAAIGGITAFIAATMALCAPKIKGVLAYSTVSQLGYMILALGSGAFLWNQGHELAGSLAFGAGLFHLMNHAFFKGMLFLGAGSVIHFVGTENLNEMGGLGKYMKVTSITMLISSLSIAGIPVLSGFWSKDEVLAVAFEAGDLNLTFMLLWVLGVATAFMTAFYMFRMWFMAFKGEEKEGTRRALAHGHHAHEAPITMLIPLIVLVILAFGSGFALFIGDGFYSTINMGGNFEAMDIGERLTEVFTSPLTYLSIVAAVGGILLAYFTFFKTKVSAEKVVSKGFPKAMRQLLLDRYKFPVAYDKIGYVGVYGFSLLLDKFDHYIIDGIVNAISAFLIKAGGVVRKAQTGLIQNYTTLLLLGVSLIIVLLYVVGALR
- a CDS encoding NADH-quinone oxidoreductase subunit M — encoded protein: MLENIPILSLLLLFPLIGAVVTFFLGKNPKMAKMSALAFSAISLALSLLMLTEYVQTAGGYQFHESFTWIDALGIQYIVGVDGISVPMVFLSTLLVFLAVIFSWDIEHRTNQYMALLLVLELGVLGVFMALDYFVFYIFWEVVLIPMYFLISIWGGPRRSYAAIKFFIYTHIASLVMLLGIFAMYFEAGSISGIYTFSMETINAISPTFGTTFQIIVFGALFFGFAVKMPMFPFHTWLPDTHVEAPTAGSVLLAGLLLKMGAYGIIRIALPALPTGAGEWQWVMVIMAILSIIYGALMCLAQKDLKKMVAYSSISHMGLVLLGFATFSELGIAAGVFQMFAHGLITAVLFMMCGVVQHKTGTRNIPRLGGLAAKMPYAATFMMIGFLASLGLPGMVGFVAEFSIFTSTYDAFGWLLLIPVMSVAITAAYYIWAMQRTLFGPLTKEVDTEHMHDLYWYEALPLAVLSGFIVLFGMFPALVMDYIRPAVGAVVGLLGGI
- a CDS encoding NADH-quinone oxidoreductase subunit N; translated protein: MDYSAIYPEIILALFAIAIPAVGMVIKDSKYLATVSLAGVGLSMLAVLMHFLSSAGAVVFDTGILVLDDFSGLFMMIFLSVAFVVILASGKFIEGQKHASEYFSLILLATVGMLLVASSTDLFVLYVGIEVTSISSYALVAFRKKDLKGTEAATKYFIFGGVSSAFTLFGISLLYGVTGTTSFAGIGAAMATLTGFQEIVWVALVMVIVGFGFKVAMVPFHSWAPDVYEGAPSTITAMLAADSKKMGFVALFKFFLIGMIAIKADWDIVVALIAIVTMTVGNLAALNQTSIKRMLAYSSIAQAGYILIAIPVGTEYALTGGIFHIMTHAFMKGGAFIIVATLSVAAIGEKIADYKGLAKRSKFMAFSMMVLLFSLAGIPPLAGFASKVVLFSAPISGAVAGSEWMIWLSVAGIINSAISLYYYARVVKYMYVDELEEGAPSDKLKLPKSMMAAVAICVVAVIVIGVYPNFFIQLCQNAAHALFA
- a CDS encoding polyprenyl synthetase family protein is translated as MSQSWEASIKDELQMVEQEIHRSIQSEQPILTEISDYVITSGGKRMRPGVTILSYLTNGGKDVSEAVKIAAAFEMIHSATLIHDDINDRSEMRRGKPSAYKKFGLQKALVGGDFLFVKAFAIGGFFNEEIVSLVAEACTAIAESEIMQFEKEGQVAPIDVYLNIIEGKTAKPIMASARIGAYLADASPDRIHAMGDYGINIGIAFQIVDDILDIVGNEKALGKPRMVDFDEAKATLPLIYAMGDPAVSERLSKLFQKKSKSEKDIEEALSLIAKTTAIERSKVKAREYADKALKALEGVPESNHKEGLRKLAETVVNRSY
- a CDS encoding NAD(P)/FAD-dependent oxidoreductase encodes the protein MSEELKVDVVVVGAGPAGSTTARYAAESGADVLVLERRSQVGVPVRCGEFMPSLEEMTAMFPSTGDMAELFEVPADLVCIKCDTTRIYSPKFTRYEIPFIGYTTDRDRLDQFFASQAEKAGAWIMTGQRVTKVSEGLVQTDDLTVKAKVIVGADGPMSIVGKAFGLPRSKDLCPAVTTQIKGDFEPVCEMYFGTVAPGGYAWIIPKKGAANVGLGVARRFSKDTINNYFESFLEVKGLKADKPEGKLIPMSMPAKRTVAGQAITVGDAAGQVMAVNGGGIPIARMAGRVAGRAVAENVLKGTSLEKYEEEWRRQIFKQLRTAAHTKFLAGLCFGSAWRTETAMRFLGERRMNNLIRCRRILP
- a CDS encoding TIGR04190 family B12-binding domain/radical SAM domain protein; the encoded protein is MSKEDIIFLHAPSVYDFRKEFLFYGPVSDMVPSTPVFEMYPFGFITMAVHQAKNGYKVRIVNLASMMLNDRKLDVEKLISKLDSKVFGIDLHWLPHAHGALEIAKLVKKHHPKAKVLMGGFSATYYHEELLDRPEVDLILKGDSTEVPLQHLMEALKSGTPLEQVENLSWKDEKGVHHNPISYVPDTLDYQDVDYGWIVRSVIRHHDIEGHKPFKDWDRYPITMVFSIKGCHLNCSVCGGSCSAMHRFLNRKKPAFRDPEKLAMDVRNIQNYIKAPTFIVGDPRRGGPQYMERFFAEVKRLKVTNPLVFEFFTPPDEEFYKLASTHTKGFSVEISPDSHDPEVREALGRKYSNEELDESIRNALKYGAERFDVFFMIGLPKQTRESAVKSAEYAKHLYEVANKDPRLCVFISPLAPFLDPGSMVFEDPEKYGYISLARTLEEHRARLPSPSWKYVLSYETKWMTRDDIAEVSYEAADAINKARFDCGLITKEELDYRLQRSSEAAEMMKKVDAAVAMQDPEEKKKAFQELQRRSEELMESTITHKREMEWMSKSLVRSMPRAVISLIRGL